From Pleurocapsa sp. PCC 7319:
AAGAGCCAGAATTTTGTAAAGTTAAGATGAAGAAAACTACAATTACAACAAGATTTTATGAACAAATTAAAATTTTAAAAAAATTGTGAAATAATAAATTTAAGACTAGATATTCATTATTATTTACCAATTTTAATCAGTGCGTTGCTACCTAACGCGCTTTTTTTTTGGCAATTTTTGCTCATTAATTGCCATATTTAGTGATAAATAAATTGACAGCATTAGGCTCTGGTGTAGACTGAGGACTACCATTCCACTCCGAAGATAGACGTGAATAATCGCTCTAGCTACTGGCAGCTAATTCCTTTTATTAGACCTCAAAGCCTGACTATAACCTTGGCTTTTATTTGTACTCTCTTGTTTACTACTCTCTGGCCAGCTCAAGCTTGGCTAGCAGGAGAAATGACAGAATATATTGGCAAAGGAGATCTTAAGGGTATTGCGGGACTTGCAGGAATTGCGGCAATTATTTTTCTCTCCAAAGGTATTGTTCAATATGGACAAGATTCCCTGATGGCAAAAGCAGCTCTTACTATTGCTTTAAACCTGCGTAAAGTCGTTTATAGTCATTTACAAAAGTTGAGTTTAAATTATTTCGAGGTAGCTAAAACAGGGGATCTAACTTATCGCTTAACAGAGGATATAGATCGCATTGGAGAAGTAATTAACCAGTTTTTCCATGATTTTGTCCCTTGTATTTTGCAGTTAATTGTCGTGTTGGGCTATATGCTGTGGCTAAACTGGCAATTAACTTTAGCAACTTTGGTTTTAGCTCCTCTAATGGCGGTAATTATTGGGGCATTTGGGGAAAAACTTTTGCAGTATTCACGACGGAGTCAAAATCGGATCTCTAATTTATCGGCATTATTAACCGAAGTCTTAGGCGGAATTCGTTTAGTCCAGGCTTTTGCCGCAGAAAGTTATGAACTAGAACGCTTTAGTCAGGAAGCAGAAGGCAATCGTCAGGCAAAATATCAGGCAGAAAAAGCCAAAGCATTTCAGTTTTTGGTAGTAGGTTTTTTGCTAGCAATGAGTGTAGTCTTTATTTTTTTCTTGGGTGGCTGGCAAATTTCCCAGGGCAACCTAACAGGGAAAGAATTTGTTAGTTATCTAGCCGGGGTAGCATTATTAATTGACCCAATTAGCCATATTACTAGTAACTATAATGGCTTTAAAGAAGGACAAGCCTCAGCAGATAAAATTTTTGAGTTAATAGCAATTCAACCAACCGTAATCGAGAAAGATAAGGCGATCGCTCTGGAAGGGGTAACAGGAAAAGTTGAATATAATTCCGTTAGCTTTAGCTACACTACGAACGTACCTGTAATTAACAATCTCAGTTTAGTTGCCAATCCTGGAGAGACAATTGCCCTGGTGGGTTCTTCTGGAGCAGGTAAATCCACCTTAGTTAATTTATTACCCCGTTTTTATAATCTTGATCGGGGGGAAATATTGATTGATGGCGTAAATATTCAAGATGTAACCCTTAAAAGTCTCCGCCAACAAATAGGTATCGTTCCTCAAGAAACTACTCTATTTTCGGGAACGATTGCTCAAAACATAGCCTTTGGCAAAACTGATTATGAATTAAAAGATGTGGAAGCTGCTGCCAAGATTGCTAATGCTCACCAGTTTATTACTGAACTATCCCAAGGCTATTTCACTTATGTGGGGGAAAGGGGTGTCAACCTCTCAGGAGGACAACGGCAAAGAATTGCGATCGCCCGTGCTATTTTGCTCAATCCCCGTATCCTGATTTTAGATGAAGCAACTTCAGCATTAGACTCAGAATCAGAAGCTTTAGTGCAAGAAGCTTTAGAACGAATTATGCAGAAACGCACTGTCTTCGTGATTGCTCATCGTTTAGCCACAGTGCGACGGGCAGACCGAATTTTGGTATTAGAAAAAGGACAAATAGTTGAATCTGGTAATCATCAGGAATTACTACTAGATAAAAATGGTGTTTATGCCAGTTTTTATGCTCGACAATTTCAAGCTGATTGAAAAATACAGTTGCCATCACTCCAGATTGAGGCGATCGCCTCAATTTATCGAAGAACAACAATATCTTCAATCATAAATACCCCTAAAGCAAAACCTTGAAGATTTTGACGGCGATCGCCAACTGTCTTAGTCGAGGTCTGGTTTTTATAAATTGGGGAGAAAACTAAAAAGCCTTTTTTGGACAGATGACTTTTTTGGGCTAAGGTAATGGGAACTGTCGAGATCGCTTGAGAAAAATCGTTAGAATAGGAACATAAGTTCTATTTTCCAGCCTAATGTGTTTGAGGAGAAAGAATTTACTAAATCCAGGGCGATCGCTGAATCAGTCTCTATCGCCAAGAGCCACAATAACAACTGCTATTAAATAGTTTTAAGACAATTATCAGCAGCATCCTGGAGCAAATTGAACTCTGGAGGTGCTACTTTGCATGAAAAAGATCCTAGTTACTGGTTCTAGAGGTCAAGTTGGCAGTGACCTGGTTGCAACCTTGCGACAGCAATATAGAGAGATTCGAGTAGTCGAGAGTGGTCGTCGAAATTTTTCTGACACAATAAACCAAGAATTCATCTATGAAGTTTTGGACGTAACGGATAGTAAACGTCTGAGTAAGATTATCGAACAATATCAGGTAGATACGATTTATCACTTAGCCGGAGTACTGTCAGCAAAAGGTGAGCAGAATCCCCAACTCTGCTGGAATGTCAATGTCAATGGACTGAGGAATATCTTAGAGGCAGCTAGATCTTATCAACTCAAAGTCTTTTGCCCTAGTTCTATTGCTGTATTCGGTGCCAACACTCCTAAATTTCAAACTCCTCAAGTAACGATTGAAAGTCCCTCAACAATTTATGGGATTACTAAAGTTACGGGAGAACTACTCTGCCAATATTATGCCGATCGCTTTGGAGTTGATGTCCGTAGCCTCCGCTTTCCAGGAATTATTAGTTATAAAACCCCTCCAGGAGGAGGTACAACCGATTTTGCGGTGGAGATATTTTATCAAGCTCTTCAGCATGGTCACTACACTTGCTTTGTGCGTCCTGACACTCGCTTGCCGATGATCTATATGCCCGATGCGATCGCCGCAATTCTCCAGCTAATGGAAGTTGAACCAACATCGATAACAGTACGTTCCAGTTACAATCTCGCTGCCATTAGCTTCTCAGCAGCAGAATTAGTTGCTGAAATTCAAAAGTATTTTCCCAATTTTACTTGCGACTATCAACCCGATTTCCGCCAGGCGATCGCCGATACTTGGCCTGCGGTAATTGATGATGCCCAAGCTCGGCAAGATTGGGGATGGCAGCATAGCTACGATTTAACTGCCATTGTTACTGATATGCTCGAACATCTTTCTCTTAAGAGTTCGGAGTTCGGAGTTCTGAATTCGGAGTTTGTATTTAATTAGTTTCGGAGATTAAATCATGTTTGCTACCGCTAATGATAGTTTTCAGTCTATTCTTGATGAAATCCGTCAATCTGGACTTTATAAAGAGGAACGGATTCTGATTTCTCCTCAAAATGCAGCGATCGCAGTTCAGGGAGGTCAAGAAGTCCTTAATTTCTGTGCCAATAACTATCTAGGACTAGCGAATCATCCTGAAGTAATTGCTGCTGCTCAAGAAGGTTTGAGTAAATATGGTTTTGGCTTATCTTCGGTGCGTTTTATCTGTGGTACGCAAAGCATTCACAAGGAATTAGAGGCGAAGATTTCGGCGTTTCTCAGCACGGAAGACACGATTTTGTATAGTTCTTGTTTCGATGCCAATGGTGGACTATTTGAAACAATTTTAGATGATAGATGTGTAGTCTTGAGTGATGCTCTAAATCATGCCAGTATCATTGACGGTATTCGTATGTCTAAAGCTAAGCGGTATCGTTTTGCTCATAGTGACATGGAAGAACTAGAACAGTCACTGCGAGATACACAAACAGCTAAAATTCGCCTGATTGCTACTGATGGAGTATTCAGTATGGATGGGGAGATTGCCAGGTTAGAGACAATCTGCAATCTTGCCGACAAGTATAATGCCCTGGTAATGGTAGATGACAGCCATGGCACTGGCATTTTGGGTGAGACAGGACGAGGTTCAATTGAACATTGTGGAGTAATGGGGCGGTTAGATATTATTACCAGCACCTTAGGCAAAGCTTTGGGAGGTGCTACAGGCGGATTTACTAGCGGACGAAAAGAGATTATTGAATTGTTAAGACAGCGCTCGCGACCTTATTTATTTTCTAACTCTGTCGCCCCAGTGGTAGTTTACACCAGTTTAAAAGTGCTGGATTTATTAAGCCAAAATAGGGAGTTGCGCGATCGCCTACTGGAAAATACAAGCTATTTCCGCCAACAAATGACTAACTGCGGTTTCCAGATTAAACCAGGTATTCATCCCATTGTGCCGATTATGCTCTATGAGGCGCAATTAGCCCAAGATATGGCAAGGGATTTATTAGAAGAGGGAATTTATGTAATTGGCTTTAGCTATCCTGTGGTTCCTTTGGGGCAAGCTCGGATTCGGGTTCAGGTTTCTGCGGCTCATACTCGCGCCCAACTCGATAGCTGTATTGAGGCTTTTTCTCGTGTTGGCAAACAATATGGGGCAATCTAAGATGAAACTTGCAACTTCTAAATCACCTAACTTAGAAAATATCTATCAAGCAGCTGAGATAATCGACAAGCTCGCAGCTAATACCCCTTGTCGTTATTCCCGACAGCTATCAGAAATGACTGGAGCAACGGTAATTCTTAAATATGAAAACCTGCAATATACAGGTTCATTTAAAGAACGTGGTGCTTTAGTTAAATTACTTTCCTTAACAGATACTCAGAGAAAACAGGGAATTATTGCCATGTCAGCAGGTAATCATGCCCAGGCAGTTGCTTATCAGGCGCAACAGTTAGATATTCCCACAACCATTGTCATGCCGACTTTTACACCGAATGTCAAAGTAGAACGCACACGTTCCTTTGGGGCAGAGATCATTTTTCATGGTGAGACCTTAGATGATTCGATTATCTTAGGCAGACAGATTGCCAAAGAACGCAACCTAAATATCGTTCACCCCTATGATGATGAGCAGATTATTGCGGGACAAGGAACGATCGCCTTAGAAATGCTAACAACTCATCCCGATCTAGAAATTCTAATAGTACCCGTTGGTGGAGGGGGCTTAATCGCAGGTAATGCGATCGCTGCAAAAAGCCTTCGTCCTCAGATTAAGCTTATTGGTGTGCAAACTAAGCGTTTTCCTTCTATGGTGCAAGCTTTAAAAGGTGAGCCAATTGTTTGCGGCAGAGCAACGATGGCTGAGGGGATTGCAGTTAAAACCCCAGGGAAACTGACCCTACCGATTATCCGAGAGTTAGTCGATGACCTACTACTGGTAGAAGAAACAGAGATTGAAGAAGCAGTCCAGCTACTACTAGAGAGAGAAAAAACAGTCGTAGAAGGAGCAGGTGCAGCAGGATTAGCAGCTTTAATTAAGTATGAGCAGCGCTTTGCTAAACACAAGGTAGGTATCGTTCTTAGTGGAGGTAACATTGACCTACCTATTTTGACCGAGATTGTGCAACGGAGTATGGTTCGTTCGGGACGCTTGGTGAGATTGGAAGTTGAAATTAGAGATGTGCCTGGAGTTTTGGCAGACGTTACACGTTATATTGGTGAGACTGGTGCCAATATTGTCGAGGTTCATCATCAACGAGAATTTTCTTGTCTGCCCTTGCATTCAGCGGATGTGGAATTGGTCCTAATGACACGAGGACAGGCTCATATACAGCAAATTATAGAAGCTCTAAACAAGGCAGGATATAAAACCCGATTGCGGTCAATTTGTGAGGCAAATTCGGATTTTGTAGACACTTAGTATACACCAGTCCTTGTTTAAACGAGGTACAGTAAACTTTAGAGCTTAAAGCTTAAGGCATAGAGCTTAAAGCTTTTTAAGGTAACAAACGGGAGCGACTCAGAAAACGAACTCCATCAGCACTTTCTAGGGAAAAATCATTTCCTGGACCAGAAGCGACATCAATAATTAGCTGGGTGTGTTTCCAGTATTCGTATTGACTCGCACTTATATAAAAAGGGCATTCTCCAATTTCTCCCAGTAAGACATCCCCGTCACCAATAATCAATTCTCCCTCAGGAAAACACATCGGTGTACTACCGTCACAACAACCTCCAGATTGATGAAACATTAATGAACCATGCTCAGCTTTTAACTGTGCGATTAAAGCTAATGCTGCTTCAGTAGCAATTACTTTGGCGACGTTTTTTGTTGTAGTCATTATTTTTGCCTCAAAAATTAATCCTCATACTGCGCCAAACTAACTTGGCTAATTATTATTCCCAATCGGCGATCGCTCTTTGAGCTATTTCTCTCCAGGGCACATTGTGCTGACGAGCCAAGGTAGCGCAATCTTCATATTCTGGCTGCACATTAATAACTTGCTTATTTTCTTCTGTGCCCCAACTAGCGATCTTAACTCTCACTCTACCGTACTCGGTTTCTACAGATTCTATCTGGCGATTGAGAATACTTCTTTGTTGGTTACGTTCTCGAATTCCCAAGGTAGTAGTCTCGCGAAAAATGATAGTTTTACAGCTGTTGGCTAGTTCAGGAAGACAAACAACCGTTAATAGAATTCCAGTGCGAGATTTTTTCATGCCAATACTCTGAGTAAAGACATCGAGGGCTCCTGCTGCTAGTAGTTCTTCTAAAGTGTAGGCGATCGCTTGAGGGCTGAGGTCATCGATTTGAGTTTCTAAGATTGTAACCGTTTCTTGCTTAAGCATTACCTGTGGCTGTTCTGCTTCTGCATCAATCTTTTCCCCAATCCACAAGCGCAGAGTATTGGGAATTTCCAGGTCTATTGAACCAGCCCCTAAGCCAATTTTTCCTAGTCTCATAGCTGGAGGTTCACCAAAACCAGCTGCTAAAGTAGTAGCGATCGCTGCGCCCGTAGGTGTAACTAGCTCTTTGTTGATCCCATTACTATAAATTGGTACTTCTCTGGTCTCCCAAAGCTTGACTACTGCTGGAACAGGTACAGGCAATTTACCATGAGCAGCCTTGACCGTACCTCCCCCTGTAGGCATCGCTGAACAATATAATTGCTCAAGATTCAACCAGTCTAAGCCGATGCAAGTCCCGACAATATCTACAATCGCATCGGTTGCTCCCACTTCATGAAAATGGACTTTTTCTGGCGGAATACCATGGACTGCGCTTTCGGCGATCGCCAACTGCTTAAATACTTCTAAACTCCATTGTTTAGCTCTGTCTGGTAAAGTTGCAGATTTAATTAAATTTTCAATTTCTGGTAAATGTCTAGCAGGATAATGGGAATGATGATGGCTGGTATCAGTAACCTCGGGTTCGGGTCGTAAATCGACATGAACTTTGGTAGCTGATTGCCCGTTGCGGATAACTTTCTCTGTTCTTAATTGATATTCTGACTCAATACCCAAACTTTTGAGCTGAGTAACTAAATATTGCCAGGGTAGACCATAATCAACCAATGCCCCCAAGCACATATCTCCGGCAATTCCCGTCGGACACTCTAAATAACCAATCTTGCCCATAAAACAAAATCAACAGTATCTTGCTCAACATTGAAACGATCTTAGCTTTTGATAGCTCCAGCATTAAAAAAATTCACTATTATCACTACTAATTGTTCACTATTAATTATTTAGCATCATGGCGATTTTATACGAATTACACCCCCATAATCCCCAACAAAGATCTATCGAGCAAATTGTTACAGAGCTAAAAAAAGGTGCGGTGATGCTTTATCCCACCGATACAGTTTACGCTATTGGCTGCGATCTTAGGGTCAAATCCGCCGTAGAAAAAGTTAGGAGAATTAAGCAGATGTCTAACGATAAACCTCTGACTTTTTTGTGTTCTTCTCTTTCAAATATTTCTCAATACGCTACTGTGAGCGATCGCGCCTATCGGATCATGAAACATCTCATTCCAGGTCCATATACTTTTCTCTTACCTGCTACTAAGCAAGTTCCCAAGATGGTTATGAGTCCTAAACGTAAAACCACAGGTATCCGAGTTCCCGACAATGTATTGTGTCAAGCATTATTAAAAAGTTTGGGAAACCCTGTAGTTTCGACCTCTGCTCACCTGGCAGATGACGATGGTGAGTATCCTACCAAGTATGTGGAAAAAGCACGGCTATTTGATTCTTTAGAAAATCAAGTAGATTTGATTATTGACAATAGCGTCGATCCAGGTATTAAAGTATCCACCATCCTCGACTTTACTACTGATGAACCCGAAGTAGTTCGTCAAGGTTTAGGCTGGCAAGAGGTAGAAAATTGGATCGGTGTTGTACATTGATATCAATACTTAGTTAGTTAAATCACTAGTGGGTAGGGCATCTTCAGAAATTTCTTGCACTCTATTGATTACTTGGTTTAGATAGTTATAATCTGGTAGCTTTTCTTTAGGTAAAAAACCAACAGAGGAAGATATAAACGACGGAGTTTGAATTAGAGCTACTGTAATTTTGTCTTCCTGCTCTTTTTCAAGGCGATCGCTAATTAAAACTGCTCCTGAAGGAACTGGATGCTCGTCAAGGTGAATAACTTTAAATCGATTGGGGCTGAAGTTGCGACGGTAGAGATTATATTCTTGCACAGATAAAGCTCCTACAACTACTTTATCTTCATCAATCCACTGCAAAATGTGTTGTGGAGTCGGTGCATACAAAATTCGGGAAAACTTTACTCCATATAAGTTGTAGATTGGCAAATAATATCCTGTTGCTGAACCTTTTTGTCCTAGAGCAATAGTCTGACCCACTAAATCACGACGCTGCTCAAACTTAGAATTGTTTTTAACTATTATTACTGAGCGAGTTTTGTTTCTACCTTCTAAAGGTGCTATTGGTAAGTAATTGTATTGAGAAATTGCGATCGCTGCTAAACCTGGTGGTGCAAATACCACATCCCATTTTTTCTTAGTTACCTGCTCTAGTGCTTTAACTTCGTTATAGACTGGTTCAATCTCGATCACGCTATTCAATTGTTCTCCCATATACTTTTCAAAATCAGCGTATTGTCTTAAAGAAACCTCGCTTTTACCGTAGCTGACAACTCCAACATTTAGCTTGCTGATGATAGTTTCTGAGGTCGGTTTACAAGCTGTTAGGGAAAAAATAGTTGTTATTAATAAAATACGTTGTAGAATCATATTTTTTTTAAATATTTAGTTGACTATTGAGACAATAAAAAATATAGATATAGACAATGTCAGTCAAATAGACAAACAAAAAATTAGAAACCTTCTCAAACAAAAAACTTTATAAAAAGAAAAAAAAGTTTATATTATTTCTAATTGTAGATCGGCATTAAAAAACAGGATATAGCCTATAAGAAATATAGTAGAATACTACAAGAGAATTAATAGTTACAATGTATAAAAATCTTAAATTAAGTGCAAAACTCAATATTATCTTAGCAATAATTTTAATATTTTTAATTGGTACTATTGGCTTTATTTTGTCAAAAGTTTTGCAAAGTTATGCCGAACAAGTAGTTGCAGAACGAGCATCAATATTAATCGAAACCATGAACTCGATTCGCAATTATACTAGCACTCAAATTAATCCCGAATTATCATCTCGGTTAGAAACGGAACAAATATTTTTATCTCAAACTGTTCCTGCCTATTCTGCGAGGGAAGTCTTCGAGCATTTACGGACTAACGACAAATATAGCCAGTTTTTCTATAAAGAAGCCACATTAAACCCGACAAATATTAGAGACAAAGCAGATGAATTTGAAACAAAAATCATCAAATCTTTTCAAGAACAATCAAGAGAACAAACACAGGGTTTTCGCTCAATTCCAGGGGGAGATTTTTTCTACATAGCTCGTCCTCTCAAGATCGAAAAAGAGAGTTGCTTGCGATGTCATGGTAGTCCTCAACAAGCTCCAAAAAGCTTGATTACTACCTATGGAAATAGTAATGGTTTTGGTTGGCAACTCAATGAAATAGTGGGAGCGCAAATTATTTCAGTTCCAGCTAGTAAAGTTTTTGAAGCTGCTCGCCAACTTGGTTTTTTAGTAATTGGGAGAATTTTTATTCTTTTAGTCATTACCAGCTTTTTATTGAATCTTTT
This genomic window contains:
- a CDS encoding ABC transporter ATP-binding protein, which codes for MNNRSSYWQLIPFIRPQSLTITLAFICTLLFTTLWPAQAWLAGEMTEYIGKGDLKGIAGLAGIAAIIFLSKGIVQYGQDSLMAKAALTIALNLRKVVYSHLQKLSLNYFEVAKTGDLTYRLTEDIDRIGEVINQFFHDFVPCILQLIVVLGYMLWLNWQLTLATLVLAPLMAVIIGAFGEKLLQYSRRSQNRISNLSALLTEVLGGIRLVQAFAAESYELERFSQEAEGNRQAKYQAEKAKAFQFLVVGFLLAMSVVFIFFLGGWQISQGNLTGKEFVSYLAGVALLIDPISHITSNYNGFKEGQASADKIFELIAIQPTVIEKDKAIALEGVTGKVEYNSVSFSYTTNVPVINNLSLVANPGETIALVGSSGAGKSTLVNLLPRFYNLDRGEILIDGVNIQDVTLKSLRQQIGIVPQETTLFSGTIAQNIAFGKTDYELKDVEAAAKIANAHQFITELSQGYFTYVGERGVNLSGGQRQRIAIARAILLNPRILILDEATSALDSESEALVQEALERIMQKRTVFVIAHRLATVRRADRILVLEKGQIVESGNHQELLLDKNGVYASFYARQFQAD
- a CDS encoding phosphate/phosphite/phosphonate ABC transporter substrate-binding protein, which produces MILQRILLITTIFSLTACKPTSETIISKLNVGVVSYGKSEVSLRQYADFEKYMGEQLNSVIEIEPVYNEVKALEQVTKKKWDVVFAPPGLAAIAISQYNYLPIAPLEGRNKTRSVIIVKNNSKFEQRRDLVGQTIALGQKGSATGYYLPIYNLYGVKFSRILYAPTPQHILQWIDEDKVVVGALSVQEYNLYRRNFSPNRFKVIHLDEHPVPSGAVLISDRLEKEQEDKITVALIQTPSFISSSVGFLPKEKLPDYNYLNQVINRVQEISEDALPTSDLTN
- a CDS encoding threonine ammonia-lyase; its protein translation is MKLATSKSPNLENIYQAAEIIDKLAANTPCRYSRQLSEMTGATVILKYENLQYTGSFKERGALVKLLSLTDTQRKQGIIAMSAGNHAQAVAYQAQQLDIPTTIVMPTFTPNVKVERTRSFGAEIIFHGETLDDSIILGRQIAKERNLNIVHPYDDEQIIAGQGTIALEMLTTHPDLEILIVPVGGGGLIAGNAIAAKSLRPQIKLIGVQTKRFPSMVQALKGEPIVCGRATMAEGIAVKTPGKLTLPIIRELVDDLLLVEETEIEEAVQLLLEREKTVVEGAGAAGLAALIKYEQRFAKHKVGIVLSGGNIDLPILTEIVQRSMVRSGRLVRLEVEIRDVPGVLADVTRYIGETGANIVEVHHQREFSCLPLHSADVELVLMTRGQAHIQQIIEALNKAGYKTRLRSICEANSDFVDT
- a CDS encoding CHASE domain-containing protein: MSTVPITLAQKSHLSKKGFLVFSPIYKNQTSTKTVGDRRQNLQGFALGVFMIEDIVVLR
- the kbl gene encoding glycine C-acetyltransferase gives rise to the protein MFATANDSFQSILDEIRQSGLYKEERILISPQNAAIAVQGGQEVLNFCANNYLGLANHPEVIAAAQEGLSKYGFGLSSVRFICGTQSIHKELEAKISAFLSTEDTILYSSCFDANGGLFETILDDRCVVLSDALNHASIIDGIRMSKAKRYRFAHSDMEELEQSLRDTQTAKIRLIATDGVFSMDGEIARLETICNLADKYNALVMVDDSHGTGILGETGRGSIEHCGVMGRLDIITSTLGKALGGATGGFTSGRKEIIELLRQRSRPYLFSNSVAPVVVYTSLKVLDLLSQNRELRDRLLENTSYFRQQMTNCGFQIKPGIHPIVPIMLYEAQLAQDMARDLLEEGIYVIGFSYPVVPLGQARIRVQVSAAHTRAQLDSCIEAFSRVGKQYGAI
- a CDS encoding L-threonylcarbamoyladenylate synthase, yielding MAILYELHPHNPQQRSIEQIVTELKKGAVMLYPTDTVYAIGCDLRVKSAVEKVRRIKQMSNDKPLTFLCSSLSNISQYATVSDRAYRIMKHLIPGPYTFLLPATKQVPKMVMSPKRKTTGIRVPDNVLCQALLKSLGNPVVSTSAHLADDDGEYPTKYVEKARLFDSLENQVDLIIDNSVDPGIKVSTILDFTTDEPEVVRQGLGWQEVENWIGVVH
- a CDS encoding DUF3365 domain-containing protein: MYKNLKLSAKLNIILAIILIFLIGTIGFILSKVLQSYAEQVVAERASILIETMNSIRNYTSTQINPELSSRLETEQIFLSQTVPAYSAREVFEHLRTNDKYSQFFYKEATLNPTNIRDKADEFETKIIKSFQEQSREQTQGFRSIPGGDFFYIARPLKIEKESCLRCHGSPQQAPKSLITTYGNSNGFGWQLNEIVGAQIISVPASKVFEAARQLGFLVIGRIFILLVITSFLLNLFLKFTVTEPIKKMSYLSKQLSMGDMDTEFEQNTNDEIGILAASLNRLKVSMKMAMEMLDKK
- a CDS encoding NAD-dependent epimerase/dehydratase family protein, which gives rise to MKKILVTGSRGQVGSDLVATLRQQYREIRVVESGRRNFSDTINQEFIYEVLDVTDSKRLSKIIEQYQVDTIYHLAGVLSAKGEQNPQLCWNVNVNGLRNILEAARSYQLKVFCPSSIAVFGANTPKFQTPQVTIESPSTIYGITKVTGELLCQYYADRFGVDVRSLRFPGIISYKTPPGGGTTDFAVEIFYQALQHGHYTCFVRPDTRLPMIYMPDAIAAILQLMEVEPTSITVRSSYNLAAISFSAAELVAEIQKYFPNFTCDYQPDFRQAIADTWPAVIDDAQARQDWGWQHSYDLTAIVTDMLEHLSLKSSEFGVLNSEFVFN
- a CDS encoding DUF779 domain-containing protein; its protein translation is MTTTKNVAKVIATEAALALIAQLKAEHGSLMFHQSGGCCDGSTPMCFPEGELIIGDGDVLLGEIGECPFYISASQYEYWKHTQLIIDVASGPGNDFSLESADGVRFLSRSRLLP
- the larC gene encoding nickel pincer cofactor biosynthesis protein LarC — encoded protein: MGKIGYLECPTGIAGDMCLGALVDYGLPWQYLVTQLKSLGIESEYQLRTEKVIRNGQSATKVHVDLRPEPEVTDTSHHHSHYPARHLPEIENLIKSATLPDRAKQWSLEVFKQLAIAESAVHGIPPEKVHFHEVGATDAIVDIVGTCIGLDWLNLEQLYCSAMPTGGGTVKAAHGKLPVPVPAVVKLWETREVPIYSNGINKELVTPTGAAIATTLAAGFGEPPAMRLGKIGLGAGSIDLEIPNTLRLWIGEKIDAEAEQPQVMLKQETVTILETQIDDLSPQAIAYTLEELLAAGALDVFTQSIGMKKSRTGILLTVVCLPELANSCKTIIFRETTTLGIRERNQQRSILNRQIESVETEYGRVRVKIASWGTEENKQVINVQPEYEDCATLARQHNVPWREIAQRAIADWE